The Deltaproteobacteria bacterium genome includes the window TCATCGCCTACTGCGCCGGCGGCGTGCGCTCGCTGCTCGCCGGCAAGGTCATGAAGGAGATGGGTTACGAGGACGTGACCTCCATGTCCGGCGGCTACACGGCCTGGAAGAACGAGGGCTACAACTTCGTCCAGGACCGGCAGTTCTCCCAGGAGCAGCTCACCCGCTACAGCCGCCACTTCCTGCTGCCCGAGGTGGGCGAGGAAGGACAGGCGAAGCTGCTCGACGCCCGCGTGCTGATGGTGGGCGCCGGCGGCCTGGGATCACCGTCCGCGTATTATCTGGCCGCGGCCGGCGTCGGCACCATGGGCATCGTCGATCACGACGTGGTGGACCTGTCCAACCTGCAGCGCCAGATCCTCCACACCAACGACCGCATCGGCGAGCCCAAGGCCGAGTCGGCGCGGCAGACGCTTCAGGGACTGAACCCTGACGTCAACGTGATCGCCATTCCCGAGCGGCTGAGTTCCGACAACATCATGGAGATCATCAAGGACTACGACATCGTGGTGGACGGCTGCGACAACTTCGCCACGCGCTACCTGGTGAACGATGCCTGCGTGATGACCGGCAAGCCCAACGTCCACGGCAGCATCTTCCAGTTCGAAGGGCAGGTGTCGGTGTTCCATCCGGGGAACGGCCCGTGCTATCGCTGCCTCTACCCCGAGCCCCCTCCTCCGGGCATGGCGCCGAGTTGCGCCGAGGCGGGTGTGCTGGGCGTCCTGCCCGGGCTCATCGGCACCATCCAGGCGCTGGAAACCATCAAGCTGATCCTGGACAAGGGTGAATCCCTGGCCGGACGGCTGCTGCATTTCAACACGCTGACCATGGAGATCAACACGTTGCGCCTGCGGCGCGACCCCGAATGCCCCATGTGCGGCGACAAGCCCACCATTCACGAGCTCATCGACTACGAGGAGTTCTGCAACATTCAGGGAGCGGCCTGAGGATTCGTTCGAAGGCTACGAACCCGAGCCTGTCAAACGCCATTCCCGCTTCGGTGGGGATGGCGTTTCAGTTTCAGCTTACCGATACGGGGTGCGTTGCGGGCGCACCGTAATCTCCACCGGACATGCCGTAGGCGGCGCGCTCAGGACGAAGAGCACGGCCTGGGCCACGTCCTCCGGCTGGATCATCCGGGAGCGATCCAGGTGCTTGACCGGCGGGATCATCCCGGTGTCGACGAAGCCGGGCATGATGGCCGCCACCTTGATGCCGTGCTCCCGCACCTCTTCGAACAGCGACTGACTGAAGCCGATGAGCCCGAACTTGGAGGCGGCGTAGGCAGCGGAACCTGCCTGCCCTGCCCGGCCCGAGATCGAAGAGACGTTCACGATGGCGCCGGTATGCCGGGTCATGAGGGTCGGCAACACGAGCCGGGAGAGGATCATGGGCGCCAGCAAGTTGACGCGAAGGGTCCGCTCCCAGTCCTCCACCTTGCTCTTGACGACGTTGGCCTTGACGCCCCAGCCGGCGTTGTTGACGAGGAAATCGATGGTGCCGAAACAGTCGAGGGTGTGCTGGACGAGGGCGGCGAGATCTTCGTGGCTGGACAGGTCGGTGCGGCAAGGGGAAGCCTGTCCTCCGCGCTCCGCGATGGCCGTCTGAACCGCCGCCAACTGGTCCGTGGTCCTTGACGCGAGCACCACGCGGCAACCGTTCTCCGCGGCCGCCAGTGCGATGGCGCGGCCGATGCCCCGCCCCGCCCCGGTGACGATGCAGACCTTGTCCTGGAGCTGGCTCACTGAACGGTGGGATGCGGCTCGGGCGGGCGCATCATCACGGGCGAGCCGTGGTGATGGATCATGAACCAGCCTTCCGGGCGCTCTTCATAGATGTTGGTGGTGAGCACCACGGCCGCGTTGTTCTGGCCTTCCAACGTGGAGTTCAGGTTCTCGTACAAGGTCACCCAGGCGAGTCCGCCTTGCATCTGGATCCGCACGTCGGTCAGGCCGAAGTGCATTTCCTGCGTGTTCTCGAAGATACGCCTCCAGCTTTCCATCACGGCGTCCCAGCCGGTGAGCAGGGCCCAGCCGGGATGGACGCACTTGATGTAGTCCTCGCGCAGCCAGATACCTTCCATGCGCTTGAAGTCGAGGCTTTCGAACGCCTCGTAGAACCGCCGGTTGACGTCGTTGACCGGATCTTCCGCGGCCATGCCTATTACCTCCCCCGCCCCTGGATTCCCGCGTCAATGGCTCGGGGGCGGCGCCATCACCACCAGCAGCCTGAGCCGGGCCGGGCCGAGGTTCTCCACGCCGTGGGGTTCGCCCGACGGCGCCAGAACGACCTCGTCCTTGCCGAGTTCCCGCTGTTCCCCGGCCACGTGGAACAGCCCCGTGC containing:
- the moeB gene encoding molybdopterin-synthase adenylyltransferase MoeB yields the protein MAKTFQQLMDEARGVVKELSPQQVEDVLRNDGQHVVLDVREKEEYREGHLANAVSVPRGFLEMKMDAEVPDKSTPIIAYCAGGVRSLLAGKVMKEMGYEDVTSMSGGYTAWKNEGYNFVQDRQFSQEQLTRYSRHFLLPEVGEEGQAKLLDARVLMVGAGGLGSPSAYYLAAAGVGTMGIVDHDVVDLSNLQRQILHTNDRIGEPKAESARQTLQGLNPDVNVIAIPERLSSDNIMEIIKDYDIVVDGCDNFATRYLVNDACVMTGKPNVHGSIFQFEGQVSVFHPGNGPCYRCLYPEPPPPGMAPSCAEAGVLGVLPGLIGTIQALETIKLILDKGESLAGRLLHFNTLTMEINTLRLRRDPECPMCGDKPTIHELIDYEEFCNIQGAA
- a CDS encoding SDR family NAD(P)-dependent oxidoreductase, coding for MSQLQDKVCIVTGAGRGIGRAIALAAAENGCRVVLASRTTDQLAAVQTAIAERGGQASPCRTDLSSHEDLAALVQHTLDCFGTIDFLVNNAGWGVKANVVKSKVEDWERTLRVNLLAPMILSRLVLPTLMTRHTGAIVNVSSISGRAGQAGSAAYAASKFGLIGFSQSLFEEVREHGIKVAAIMPGFVDTGMIPPVKHLDRSRMIQPEDVAQAVLFVLSAPPTACPVEITVRPQRTPYR
- a CDS encoding nuclear transport factor 2 family protein gives rise to the protein MAAEDPVNDVNRRFYEAFESLDFKRMEGIWLREDYIKCVHPGWALLTGWDAVMESWRRIFENTQEMHFGLTDVRIQMQGGLAWVTLYENLNSTLEGQNNAAVVLTTNIYEERPEGWFMIHHHGSPVMMRPPEPHPTVQ